The following are from one region of the Amia ocellicauda isolate fAmiCal2 chromosome 1, fAmiCal2.hap1, whole genome shotgun sequence genome:
- the gpr31 gene encoding 12-(S)-hydroxy-5,8,10,14-eicosatetraenoic acid receptor yields the protein MAENETNCTTGSQGLYVFYSAVMILEFLVALPLNASVLYIFLFKFKFWKTNTVFLFNLVLADILLLIILPVIAYLFQQGMRRSDNITVCKATLFLLFLNRGASIAFLTVISIDRYLRVVHSRKQTFRKVLKRKTHISIFIWVLLLPLTVPTMLRTSDCCNSHNRDLEFVTGILREIVFFTQILVPFLILLFCALGIIRKLSERTIGKKDKIRRAVFLVSLVVIVFGVCFLPCAVSRMVLLIFRSQGWEDAEDTAVQVYDGIMVLSYIDCLLDPLVYCLSSSDFKTVYMSHFCKCLMHKDRPPPPNTIQGAVENELTPVKKNIRDYAR from the coding sequence ATGGCAGAAAATGAGACAAACTGCACAACTGGCAGCCAAGGACTGTATGTTTTCTACTCGGCTGTGATGATCCTGGAGTTCCTCGTGGCTCTTCCTCTGAACGCCTCGGTGCTATATATCTTTCTCTTCAAGTTCAAATTCTGGAAGACCAACACTGTCTTCCTCTTCAACCTCGTCCTGGCAGATATCCTGCTGCTGATCATCTTGCCCGTGATAGCCTACCTCTTCCAACAAGGAATGCGTCGCAGTGACAACATTACTGTCTGCAAGGCGACTCTCTTCCTGCTCTTCCTGAACCGCGGGGCCAGCATCGCCTTCCTCACCGTCATCTCCATCGACCGCTATCTCCGTGTGGTCCACTCCCGCAAGCAGACCTTTCGGAAGGTCCTGAAACGCAAAACCCACATATCCATTTTCATCTGGGTCTTACTGCTGCCCCTGACGGTGCCCACCATGCTGAGGACGTCTGACTGCTGCAACAGCCACAACCGCGACTTGGAATTTGTGACGGGCATCCTGCGTGAGATCGTGTTCTTCACCCAGATTCTTGTGCCTTTCTTGATTTTACTCTTCTGCGCCCTGGGCATCATCCGGAAGCTGAGTGAGAGGACCATAGGGAAGAAAGACAAGATTCGCAGGGCAGTGTTTTTGGTCAGTTTGGTGGTGATCGTGTTCGGGGTCTGCTTTCTGCCTTGCGCCGTCTCCAGAATGGTTCTGTTGATTTTCCGAAGTCAGGGCTGGGAAGATGCAGAAGACACTGCCGTGCAGGTCTATGATGGTATTATGGTACTTTCTTATATAGATTGTTTGCTGGACCCTCTTGTGTATTGCTTAAGCAGCTCAGATTTTAAAACTGTATACATGTCTCATTTCTGTAAGTGTCTAATGCACAAGGATAGGCCACCACCTCCTAACACCATACAGGGTGCTGTAGAAAATGAACTCACACcagtgaaaaaaaacataagagaTTATGCTAGATAG